The Triticum aestivum cultivar Chinese Spring chromosome 3A, IWGSC CS RefSeq v2.1, whole genome shotgun sequence genome includes a region encoding these proteins:
- the LOC123061129 gene encoding COP9 signalosome complex subunit 2 isoform X1 produces the protein MGSDADMEDYGFEYSDDEPEEQDVDIENQYYNSKGMVETDPEGALAGFDAVVRMEPEKAEWGFKALKQTVKLYYKLGKYKEMMDAYREMLTYIKSAVTRNYSEKCINNIMDFVSGSASQHFNLLQEFYQTTLKALEEAKNERLWFKTNLKLCKIWFDMGEYGRMSKILKELHKSCQKEDGSDDQKKGTQLLEVYAIEIQMYTETKNNKKLKELYQRALSIKSAIPHPRIMGIIRECGGKMHMAERQWADAATDFFEAFKNYDEAGNPRRIQCLKYLVLANMLMESEVNPFDGQEAKPYKNDPEILAMTNLIAAYQKNDIMEFEKILKSNRRTIMDDPFIRNYIEDLLKNIRTQVLLKLIKPYTRIRIPFISQELNVPEKDVEQLLVSLILDNRVQGHIDQVNKLLECGDRSKGMRKYQAIDKWNTQLKSIYQTVSNRVG, from the exons GTATGGTTGAGACAGACCCGGAGGGTGCACTTGCTGGTTTTGATGCTGTAGTTCGCATGGAGCCTGAAAAGGCGGAATG gggaTTCAAGGCTCTTAAACAAACTGTGAAGCTTTATTATAAGCTGGGGAAGTACAAAGAAATGATGGATGCTTACAGAGAGATGTTGACATACATAAAATCTGCTGTGACACGTAACTACAGTGAGAAATGTATAAACAACATAATGGATTTTGTTTCTGGATCTGCTAGTCAGCACTTCAATCTTCTGCAAGAGTTCTACCAGACAACACTTAAAGCTCTTGAAGAGGCAAAAAATGAG AGATTATGGTTTAAGACAAACCTGAAGCTTTGCAAAATTTGGTTCGACATGGGGGAGTATGGTCGCATGAGCAAG ATACTGAAGGAGCTGCATAAGTCTTGCCAAAAGGAAGATGGTTCTGATGACCAGAAGAAAGGCACACAACTTCTAGAAGTCTATGCTATTGAGATTCAAATGTACACTgaaacaaaaaacaacaaaaagTTAAAG GAATTGTACCAGAGGGCTCTTTCTATTAAATCAGCAATACCTCATCCAAGAATTATGGGTATAATTCGTGAATGTGGTGGGAAGATGCACATGGCCGAGAGGCAGTGGGCGGACGCAGCGACTGATTTCTTTGAAGCATTCAAAAACTACGACGAAGCTGGCAATCCACGGAGAATCCAGTGTCTCAA ATATCTTGTTCTTGCCAATATGTTGATGGAATCTGAAGTGAATCCCTTTGATGGACAAGAGGCCAAGCC GTACAAAAATGATCCTGAAATCCTCGCAATGACAAACTTGATTGCAGCATACCAGAAGAATGACATCATGGAATTTGAGAAGATCCTAAAG AGCAATAGAAGAACAATAATGGATGATCCTTTTATCCGTAATTACATTGAGGACTTGTTGAAGAACATCAGAACTCAAGTGCTGCTCAAGCTCATTAAGCCATACACAAGAATAAGGATTCCATTCATTTCACAG GAGCTAAATGTCCCAGAAAAGGATGTTGAGCAGCTCTTGGTGTCATTGATTCTGGACAACCGTGTCCAAGGCCACATAGATCAGGTGAACAAGCTGCTAGAATGCGGTGACAG GTCAAAGGGAATGCGGAAATATCAAGCCATCGACAAGTGGAATACTCAGCTCAAATCTATTTACCAGACGGTGTCCAACAGAGTTGGGTGA
- the LOC123061129 gene encoding COP9 signalosome complex subunit 2 isoform X2, which yields MGSDMEDYGFEYSDDEPEEQDVDIENQYYNSKGMVETDPEGALAGFDAVVRMEPEKAEWGFKALKQTVKLYYKLGKYKEMMDAYREMLTYIKSAVTRNYSEKCINNIMDFVSGSASQHFNLLQEFYQTTLKALEEAKNERLWFKTNLKLCKIWFDMGEYGRMSKILKELHKSCQKEDGSDDQKKGTQLLEVYAIEIQMYTETKNNKKLKELYQRALSIKSAIPHPRIMGIIRECGGKMHMAERQWADAATDFFEAFKNYDEAGNPRRIQCLKYLVLANMLMESEVNPFDGQEAKPYKNDPEILAMTNLIAAYQKNDIMEFEKILKSNRRTIMDDPFIRNYIEDLLKNIRTQVLLKLIKPYTRIRIPFISQELNVPEKDVEQLLVSLILDNRVQGHIDQVNKLLECGDRSKGMRKYQAIDKWNTQLKSIYQTVSNRVG from the exons GTATGGTTGAGACAGACCCGGAGGGTGCACTTGCTGGTTTTGATGCTGTAGTTCGCATGGAGCCTGAAAAGGCGGAATG gggaTTCAAGGCTCTTAAACAAACTGTGAAGCTTTATTATAAGCTGGGGAAGTACAAAGAAATGATGGATGCTTACAGAGAGATGTTGACATACATAAAATCTGCTGTGACACGTAACTACAGTGAGAAATGTATAAACAACATAATGGATTTTGTTTCTGGATCTGCTAGTCAGCACTTCAATCTTCTGCAAGAGTTCTACCAGACAACACTTAAAGCTCTTGAAGAGGCAAAAAATGAG AGATTATGGTTTAAGACAAACCTGAAGCTTTGCAAAATTTGGTTCGACATGGGGGAGTATGGTCGCATGAGCAAG ATACTGAAGGAGCTGCATAAGTCTTGCCAAAAGGAAGATGGTTCTGATGACCAGAAGAAAGGCACACAACTTCTAGAAGTCTATGCTATTGAGATTCAAATGTACACTgaaacaaaaaacaacaaaaagTTAAAG GAATTGTACCAGAGGGCTCTTTCTATTAAATCAGCAATACCTCATCCAAGAATTATGGGTATAATTCGTGAATGTGGTGGGAAGATGCACATGGCCGAGAGGCAGTGGGCGGACGCAGCGACTGATTTCTTTGAAGCATTCAAAAACTACGACGAAGCTGGCAATCCACGGAGAATCCAGTGTCTCAA ATATCTTGTTCTTGCCAATATGTTGATGGAATCTGAAGTGAATCCCTTTGATGGACAAGAGGCCAAGCC GTACAAAAATGATCCTGAAATCCTCGCAATGACAAACTTGATTGCAGCATACCAGAAGAATGACATCATGGAATTTGAGAAGATCCTAAAG AGCAATAGAAGAACAATAATGGATGATCCTTTTATCCGTAATTACATTGAGGACTTGTTGAAGAACATCAGAACTCAAGTGCTGCTCAAGCTCATTAAGCCATACACAAGAATAAGGATTCCATTCATTTCACAG GAGCTAAATGTCCCAGAAAAGGATGTTGAGCAGCTCTTGGTGTCATTGATTCTGGACAACCGTGTCCAAGGCCACATAGATCAGGTGAACAAGCTGCTAGAATGCGGTGACAG GTCAAAGGGAATGCGGAAATATCAAGCCATCGACAAGTGGAATACTCAGCTCAAATCTATTTACCAGACGGTGTCCAACAGAGTTGGGTGA